The window CTTGAAACCAGACCATTCTTTTCTTCATATTTACTGTCAATATAAGTATACCCAATAGTATATTTCAGCCAGTCTACCGGCCTGTGGCTCCACTCTGCTTCGATTCCTTTGGTTTTGATGTCTCCTACATTTTCTGCAAACCATACTTTGTCTTTAAGGTCATTTTTAACCCAGTCAATAGAATTGCTGGAATTCCTTAAAAATCCGCTTATTTTAGCTAAAATTCTGTTATTCTGATATTGATATCCTACCTCGGATGAAAGCGCATTTTCAGGCTGTAAATTCGGATTTCCCTGTTCCGTTCCGCTTACATAATAAAGTTCGGTAAAGGTTGGTATACGGTGTACTTTTGCAATATTTCCGTAGATTTTACTATTAGGATTAAAGTTATAGCCGACATCCAAACCAGGATAAAAGAAATTCCCTTCTTTAGAATAGTTGGCCCAGGAAATTCCCGGACTGATGTTAAGTTTCTTATCCAGTAATGAAAAATGATGTTCAAAGAAAACCTGAGATACAAAACGGTTTCTGTCGCCCAGATTACTGCTTACCAGAAATTCTTTTCTAAGTTCTACACCAATTCCGGTTGTTCCCAATCCCCATTGGTAGCTGGAATTCACTTCGCCTCCTACATTATTTCCAATGTGCATGTTTCGGTAGAAACCCGGATTCCATCTGTCATAAAGGTACATATCCTGCCCTCTTCTCCAATATACGTTTGAATTAAGTTTCAACTTTCCAAAAGTCTGCTGATGAGCCACACTTACAATAGAAGCCTGCGTTTCCTCATACTGTTTTGTTGCTGCACTGGAAGCATAAAAACCATTAGCCCCGAATTTCTTTTCCGAAAAGCCGGCCTGTACTCTCACATCTCCGTTTTTAATATTCAGTTTCCCCTGATAAAAGACATTTCTGATCTCATAATCAGTATTAAACATATACCCTTCTGAAGAAGCAGAATTAGCCTGAAGGGAGTTAGTAAACTTTTCATTTCCTATCTGAGCATTGAATCCAAGGCCGTAAGTACCGAAATCTCCTCCATCCGCACTGATTTTCACTTTTTTCCCAGGAACCGCTTTGGTAATAATATTGATAACACCGGCATAAGCATTCTGTCCAAAACGTCTGGCAGCCGGCCCTTTTATGATTTCTATTTTTTCTACGTCATCAAGATCCACCGGGATATTCATATTATTATGTCCGGTCTGGGAATCATTCATCCTGATTCCGTTCAGAAGCAGAAGAACCTGCTCAAAAGAGCTTCCCCTGAAACCGATATCACTCTGCACCCCATTGGCTCCTCTCCTTCTGATATCCATTCCTGGTACCTGCTGAAGAATTTCGTCTATACTTTTAGCCGGAGAATTTACAATATCTTCTCTGCTGATAACGCTGATATTCTGGTTAGCACTTTTATAAGGTGTAGAGATAAATTTTCCCTGAAATTCAATGCTTTCAATATCTGTTGTCTTATCCTGTGCATTTACCCAAAGTAAAGATCCCAGAAAAAAAGCACTTCCTATCTTTTTGATCATAATCGTTTCCGTAGTTTTTTATAACAGATCCCAAAAGTAAGAGAGTTCACTAAGACAGGCAAATGATAGTTATCATAAAAAAAGATGCAGCGTAGCGCTGCATCTTTGTGAGGGAGTAATTCTATCTTTTCTTCATTAAATGTGTAACCAGATCTCTGAATAATTTTCTCATTTCTTATTACATATTTAAGGATACAATTTTAAATAATTTTAAAATACAAAACAATAGTTTCATAAAAAAAGTTAACATAATTTCTAAAACTATACAGAATACTGTAGAATAAGCAATAAAATAAGAATAAATCACAAAATCAGTTTCATTTCCCCATTTTCCAATGACTATATTTCAATTTTTTTCTCTTAATTTTCCGTTTATGATAATAATTTTTAACAATAAGATATGCATAAAATTTCCAGTAAAAATTCGTAATTTTGTGGGTCTTAATTTTACGATGAAACTATTCTTTTTCAACTGTATTTTTAAACAGTACTTTTTAATAAAATGATGTTACAGGGATCAGATAGATTGAGGAATAGCTTAAAAGTTCAATTGATGACCGCCCTGAAATATTCAGTGGCAAAACACCATTATACTGACGGCCTTAATGCTGTACAGTCACTTTTATGAATAAACAAAATATGGCTAATACAACAGAAATAGACATAAAAAAACAGATTTTTGTTAAGAATGCACATCTTAACAATCTGAAACATATAGATGTCCTGATCCCGAAGAATAAACTGATTGTTATTACAGGAGTTTCAGGAAGCGGTAAGTCATCTTTGGCCTTTGATACCATTTATGCTGAAGGGCAAAGAAGATATGTTGAAAGTTTAAGTTCTTATGCACGTCAGTTTTTGGGAAAATTAGAAAAACCAAAAGTAGATGATATCAAAGGACTTGCGCCGTCTATTGCGATCCAGCAGAAAGTAATTTCTTCCAACCCGCGTTCTACGGTAGGAACATCTACGGAGATTTATGATTATATGAAACTTCTTTTTGCCAGAATCGGGAAAACTTTTTCTCCTGTTTCGGGTGAAGAAGTGAAAAAAGACTCGGTTTCTGATGTGGTAGATTTTATCAAAGCTTCCAAAAAAGATACTTCTTTTTTATTGACAGCTCCTTTGGAATATGATGCGGACAATTTCAAAGAAACCCTGAATATTCTGAAGCTGGCAGGTTTCACAAGACTTGAAATCAACGGGAACCTAGCAGGAATTGAAGACCTGGAAAGCTTTGGATTTGCTCCTGAAAAAGGAATGGTGATCAATCTTGTTATTGACCGTTTCTCCTATGAAGAAGACGAAAGTTTTTTACAAAGACTTGCAGATTCTATTCAGATGGCATTTTATGAAGGACGAGGCTATTGTTCATTAAAAAATACAGATACTGAAAAGGTAAAAGAATTCTCCAATAAGTTTGAACTGGACGGAATGGAGTTTCTTGAGCCGAATGTTCATTTTTTCAGCTTTAACAACCCATATGGAGCATGTCCTGCATGTGAAGGATATGGAAAAGTAATCGGAATAGATGAAGATCTTGTAATCCCCAATAAAACATTATCTATCTACGAAGATGCCGTTGTCAGCTGGAGAGGTGAGACTATGAGTGAGTGGAAAAAAGACTTCATCAAAAAGGCTGGAGATTTCCCTATTCATAAACCTTATCACCAATTAACAAAAGAGCAGAAAAACTTCCTTTGGAAAGGTGACGGAAAAAACAGTTTCCCATCCATCAATAATTTCTTCAAAATGCTTGAAGAAAACTTATATAAAATTCAGTACAGGGTAATGCTTTCACGCTACAGAGGAAAAACCCTTTGTCCTACATGTGAAGGATTGAGGCTTCGTGAAGAAACCAGCTGGGTAAAAGTAGACGGACATAACATCCAGTCGATGATAGAACTTCCTTTGGATGAACTGGCTCCGGTGATCAATGGGCTGAAGCTTTCAGATCACGACAAAGAAGTTGCTAAAAGGCTGATCTATGAAATTACAACCCGTCTTGAATTTTTACTAAAGGTAGGATTAGGATATTTAACATTAAACAGGACTTCCAATACCCTTTCAGGAGGAGAAAGTCAGAGAATCAACTTAGCGACCAGCTTAGGAAGTTCTTTGGTAGGTTCTATCTATATTCTGGATGAACCTTCTATTGGTCTTCACTCTAAAGACACGGAAAACCTGATTGAAGTATTGAAAAATCTTCGTGACCTTGGAAATACTGTAATTGTGGTGGAACATGACGAAGATGTAATGAGAGCCGCTGATTATATTATTGATATTGGTCCTGAAGCAGGCTACCTTGGTGGTGAACTGGTATTTGCCGGAGATTATAAAGACCTGAAAAAAGCCAACACGCTTACTTCGGAATATCTTACCGGAAGACTGGAAATTGAGGTCCCGAAAAAACGAAGAAAAGGAAAGGAATGGATTCACATTAAGGGAGCCCGTCAGAATAACCTTAAAAATATAGATGTAGATGTTCCTTTGGAAAGCCTTGTTGTAATTTCCGGGGTTTCAGGAAGCGGAAAATCTACTTTGATGAAAGAAATCCTTACCAATGACATTCAGATCCAGCTTGGAATGGGTGGAAAAAAAGGAGATTATGATTCTGTAGAATTCCCGAAAAAACTGATTAAAAATATTGAATTGATTGATCAGAATCCGATTGGAAAATCATCCCGTTCAAACCCGGTAACTTATTTAAAAGCTTACGACGACATCCGTGATCTTTTTGCCAAACAGAAAGTAGCGAAAATGATGGGTTACAAGCCTAAACATTTCTCTTTTAACGTAGATGGCGGAAGATGTGATGAATGTAAAGGAGAAGGAGTTATCAACGTTTCTATGCAGTTTATGGCAGACATTGAGCTTGAATGCGAGGTTTGTAAAGGAACACGATTTAAAAACGAGATCCTTGAAGTAAAATTTGATGAGAAAAACATCTCGGATATTCTTCATATGACCGTAAATGAAGCACTGGAATTCTTTAAAGATAATAATGAAGAAAAGATTGTAACGAAACTGAAGCCTCTTCAGGAAGTAGGCTTAGGATATTTACAGCTTGGACAAAGCTCTTCTACCCTTTCCGGCGGTGAGGCACAACGTGTGAAACTGGCTTCATTCCTTGTAAAAGGGGTAACAACGGATAAAACCTTGTTTATCTTTGATGAACCTTCCACAGGACTTCACTTCCATGACATTCAGAAGCTATTGAAATCACTGCAGGCATTGATTGATCTTGGGCATTCCGTGATTGTTATTGAGCACCAGCCTGATATTATCAAATGTGCAGATTATATTATTGATATCGGTCCGGAAGCAGGAAAACACGGTGGCGAAGTTGTATTTGCAGGAACTCCTGAAGACCTCATTAAAAATAAAAAGTCCTATACGGCAAAATATATCAAAGAAAAACTTGAACAATAAATAAAATCGGCTGTTTTAAAACAGCCGATTTTTTATTTAGATTCTCTATCTTTATTCAACCATTACAAAATTATTCTTTATGCCCTGGAATCCCGAACTATACGATCAGTACAAAGATGTACGCTACAAACCTTTTTACGATTTAGCAGCATTAATCAAGCCTGAAAGCAATATAAAAGCCATTGACTTAGGCTGCGGTACCGGAGAACAAACCTCCATTTTAACCGAAAAACTGACAGGTTCTACTTTTTTAGGAATTGATTCATCAGCAGAAATGCTTGAAAAATCCAGGAAGTTTGAAAATGAGAATCTGCATTTTAAACTTCAGACCATTGAAGAAACAGCACAGTCTCATCAGAAATGGGATCTTGTCTTTAGTAATGCCGCTTTACAATGGGCTGATGATCACAAAACTTTATTTCCTAAAATCATTGGACTGCTATCTTCCGGAGGTCAGTTAGCTATTCAGATGCCTGTTCAGAAAGAAAATATCCTGAATCAGATTTTAACGGAAATGGCAGATGAAGAGCCTTATGCATCACAGTTAAATCATTTCAATCGTGATTCACCGGTACTTTCAATGGATGATTATGCACAGATACTGTTTGATAACGGAATTCAGGATATTGAAATTTTCCAGAAGGTTTATCCTATTATTGCCGATGATTATGAGGCTTTATATGAATTTATTTCAGGAACAGCCTTATTACCTTACCTGGAACGTCTGGAAGGAGATCAGAAAGAAAGTTTCATTACTGAATTTAAATCACGCATAGCACAAAGGTTTACAAAATATCCGGCCATCTATGCATTTAAACGCATCCTGATGTATGGCCGTAAAAAATAAAAGATATTAAAACAGAAACAGCTGTCTCAGAATTCAAATAGTTTGAACTTTGTCATTGACTACGTCGAATCTTCGATTTCTGACGAAGGAAGAATCTCATTGATAACCAATATATGAGATTCTTCACTACATTGCAGAACTTTGTTCGCAGACACCTTCAGTCTGTGTTCAGAATGACATTTCTGAGACAACTACTTCTGTTTATTAATAAAATAGTTACTCTTTCAGATTATACAAAAACGGGCTTTTCCTGATATACTCAGAATTTTCAATCTGAGAAGCCAAAAACTCAGCAAGATCTGCAGCACTGATACCTTCACCTTTGCAGTCTGTGAGACTTGTTTCAGCTTCAAAACTTTCTTCTGTAAGATGAATCAACGGTAACCTTACCAAAGTCCAGTCCAGATTGCTTCCCAAAAGAAGTTCGTATTCTTTTTGTTTGTCTGCTGTTGTCTCAGGATAATTCTGGTACATCCAGTCTGTTGCCATTTTTACCTTTTCATTTTTTTGATCAAATGGTGTATTCACACTCAAACCTGTGGTTACAATATAACGACTGATCCCATGATAATTCATCGCCCTGATTATATTTTTCGCGGCATCACTGAATATAGATTTCTCTCCTTTTGGCTGCCCTAAAGTGCTCATTACAATATTAGCTCCTTCAATCAATAAACCGACAGCTGTTTCATCTCTTACATCTCCTTTTACCACTTCAATTAAGGAATTTTGAGTGGTAAAATTTTCAGGATGTCTTACTAAAAGTTTAAGGGAATATCCTTTTTTCAAAAGGTTTTGAACCAGATATTGTCCGGATTTTCCTGTTCCGCCGATGATGGCAATTTTATAGGTTTTCATAATGATTTTTTTAATATTAAACATTAATAATCAACAGCAGATTAACCGCTAATGACTGTTGATACTGCAAATGACGTATTGTCTTTGCTTTTAAATATGATATAAAATGGATTGGGTTCAGAACATTGAACCTAAGATGTTCAGGGCTAAAAATAACACCTGATAATAGTAATATGTATTACGAGATTTTAATGAATTAAAGTTACCTATTTTCCATCATTAAAAAATCAAAAAATTTATGATTTTGACAACATTTATTAAAAGAGAAAGTGTTTAACTTTGATAACAATCTTACTATCAACATATTCCAAAAAAAAAAAAAAAAAAACTTACACCAAAACAAAATAATAATATGGAACCATTTACAGTAAACATTCCCGAATCGGTAATAACCGACCTGAAAAACCGTATCCAAAACACCAGATGGCCGGCTGAACCAGATGGCTCTGGCTGGAACTACGGCACCAACGAAACTTATCTGAAAGAGCTTACCAGCTACTGGATAAACAATTACAACTGGAAGACGCATGAACAGCAGTTAAATCAGTATCCGCAGTATACAACCCGCATAGACGGTATTCTGATTCATTTTCAATACATCAGAGGAAAAGGTCCCAACCCCAAGCCACTGATCCTTACCCATGGCTGGCCGGACAGCTATTACCGTTTTCATAAAATCATTCCATTGCTTACCGAAGGCGAACAGAGTTTTGATTTGATTATCCCTTCTATTCCGGGATTTGGGTTTTCTGATAAAATAGCAGTCAGTAGTGAAAAGGTCGCCGATCTGTGGAAAAAACTGATGACGGAAGTACTTGGGTATGAAAAATTCTGTGCTGCCGGAGGAGATATAGGTATGGGCGTTGTCAAATCATTAACTTCAAAGTATCCGGAAGTACTGGAAGCCGTTCATCTTACAGATGTAGGGTACCCAACCGGTCAGGAAGATCCGGCAACAATGAGTGAAGATGAGAAACAATTCGCGCAGTTTGTCCAGCACTGGTGGTACAGTGAAGGAGCTTACGCGATGGTACAGTCTACCAAACCTCAGTCTCTTGCTTATGGACTGAACGACTCTCCTATCGGACTTGCAGGCTGGATCATAAGCTTTATCAACGCCGGATCGCCACCGGAATTAATAGAAACTGCCTTTGGAGGAAAGGATGAAATCCTCACCAATATTATGATTTACTGGGTAACCCAAACAATAGGATCTTCTGCCAGAATGTACAAAGAAGATGCTGCCGCTTTATGGAGCGGAACTCACGTTCATCACAAAAGCAATATTCCGGCCGGAGTACTCGTATTTCCCCGTGAAGCCCAGTTTCCCAAAGAGTGGGCAGAACGTTTCGTGAATGTGACCAGCTTTAAAAAGATGAGTGAAGGAGGTCATTTTGCCGCATTGGAATTACCTCATATATTTGCAGATGAACTAAGATCATTCTTTTATTCTGCTAAATAAAATAATCCATGAAATACTTCTTTTCTATTCTTTTTGCCATACCTCTTTTTATAACCAGTTGTGCTGTACAAAATAGAAATACTCAAAGTCATGATTATGAAGTAAAACTGGATACGTTAGCTATGTTTGACCAAAGCAGAAACCGTAAGATTCCTGTTGCCTTTTATTATCCAAAATCTGATAAAAAGATTCCCGGCCAGCAGATCGTCATCTTCAATCATGGGTATGGTTTCAATAAAGGCGGAGATTATTTTGTGTATTCTTATTTAACGGAAAAACTGGCTTCAAAAGGTTATTTTACGGTAAGCATTCAACATGAGCTGACGACAGACAGCCCTTTACCAACAGAAGGAAATTTACAGTTGGTAAGAAGGCCTTTCTGGCAAAATGGTTCGGATAACATTCTGTTTGTAATTAATGAACTTAAAAAGACAAAACCGGAACTGGATTATAAACATCTGACATTAATAGGACACTCCAATGGCGGTGATATGGCAGCATTATTCGGTAATCAGCACCCTAACCTGGTGTATAAACTGATTACAATGGATAACCGGAGAATGTTCCTGCCAAGAACTTCAGTTCCTAAAATTTATACTTTACGTTCTAACGATTATCCGGCTGATGAAGGAGTACTACCAAGCGAAACAGAGCAAAAAAAGTATTCTATGACAGTACAAACAACCTCCATCAACCATGGTCATATGGACAATAAAGGCAGTGATGACGAGAAAAAAATCTTAAGTGATTTTGTTTTAAAATATCTTTCTGAACAGGAATTTTAAGAAATCATATGTAAAGTCTAAAATTTGTTAATCCTTCTAAACCATTACTAAAATTTGTTAACAGAGTGTATATTTGTTGACAAGTTCTTTATTTTAGCCAAAATTAATAACTATGAAAAAATTGACCTACACTATGATAGCAGCATTTCTGTTCTGCTCAGTGGAAGCTCAAATACAAAATGCCGGTTTTGAAAACATGACAGATGGGTTACCCAATCACTGGAATATTAAAAAAACGGATTTATACGAAGGAAAGGTAGATTATACACAATACTTCGGAGGAAAAGCCTCGATGCAGCTTACAGGAAAATCTGATGATACCAAAAATTTTCAATCTTTCTCTCAAAAAGTTCCTCTTGACATTCAGGAATTACAGAAAATAGAAATAAGTGCCTATGTAAAATCTGAAAACACCCATGGAATAATCAATCTATGGACTCAGGTAAAAGATGAAAATGGTAAAATGATTGACTTCGGAAATTCAGAATCACAGCAAAAATCTATTGCTGTGAATAAAGACTGGACAAAATATTCTTTAATTTTCACTGTTGATAAAAATGTAAAAAGCCTGCTTCTTGGAGGGGTATTTACAGGGAACGGAACAGTTTGGTTTGATCATTTTGAGCTCAATAAAATTGCGTCTTCAAAAGATGAACCTTCAAAAGTTTCTGCCAGATACATTCAGGAGTTTAGAGATATTGTGAAAAAGAATTCTATTTTTTCAGATAGATTAGACTGGAAGAATATTGATACCAATCTGAATTACCTTGCAAAAGGAATGAAAACCATTGATGATACAGATACCGCTTTAAATTATATCATCAAAAGCCTGAGAGAAGCTGGTGATAACCATTCTTTCATTGATGGCAAAGAACGTACAGAAAAACTGAAAACTACCAATACCAATGATGCAAAGCCTGATTCCAGACTAATCAACCAGAACATCGGGTATGTTTCTGTTCCGGGTTTTGCTTCTTTAAATACGGAAGTTGGAGATGCTTTTGCCTTACAGATTCACAGTATGATTAAAAAACTGGACTCTGAAAATAAGATTAAAGGCTGGATTGTAGACCTGAGAACCAACACCGGAGGAAATATGCACCCTATGATCAGTGGACTTGGAAGCCTGATCGGTGAAGGAACACTGGGGTATTTTGTTTATAATGGTAAAAAGAGTCCATGGATCTATAAAAACAGAAAGTTTGGTCCGCATAAAATTGAGGAACCTTATGAGCTTAAGAGCGGTCAGTCAAAAATAGCGGTGCTGATTGGTCCAAGTACAGCAAGCTCCGGAGAAGCTACCACCATTGCTTTTATTGGAAAGAACAATGTAAAATTAATTGGGCAGCCTTCAGCAGGATATACTTCAGCAAACAGACCTTATACTTTAAGTGACGGTAAAAGTCTTGCTTTGGCCACTTCTTACGAAATGGACCGTAACGGAAAAGTCTATTACGGAAAGATAGATCCGGACATTCCTGTAGAACCGAAAGAAGGAAAGGATATGGATATTGAGGCAGCAAAAAACTGGATTTTAAACTAGCAGCAAAGTTATCCACAACAAATTGTGGATAACTTGTGAATTTTAACATTAAATTCATATTTCGTATTAAAATAATTACTACATTTACTATGTAATAAAAATCGAAGTGGAAACTTTATTTGCTTTTCTTACTACTATTGAAATTGCAATTAAATTTGAAATAAAAATTTAAGCACAGCATTGTCGGCTGTGCTTTTTATTGTTGTCTAATTAAAAAAATGAGATGTATTTATCTACTGGATCTGCTCCTAAAGGGCAGATTCTTTTATCCATATACCCTTTTTAAATAACGCTTTCTGAAGATTATTTGACTCAGTCAAAATCTGGAAAAAAGTATTTTGTACCGCTTACATTTTGACGCAAAGGTTTAATAATATAAAATGTATATTCTAAAGGGAGCAGGAATATAATCAACTTCGTTGATTCTTTATAAGCAAACGTATAGCTTCATCTGCGACATTGTCGCTTTCTTAGCTTCCTTATTAATAATGGATTGAATTTTGTCTTTGCGTTTGAAAAAAGTTTCAGAGAATGAAGTTTAGAAAAGTAAAGACAGAGCTTCTTTTAAATCAGGCCTCATAGTTCAATGGATAGAATAAAAGTTTCCTAAACTTTAGATTCAGGTTCGATCCCTGGTGAGGTCACTTATATATTTAATACTTTCCCAACAAAAAACCTCCTATGCATTAGGAGGTAAAAAAAAAATGTCTCTTTCAACTAATTTGAATTATCCAATCTTCAAATATAATGCAAACAGGAATTTACGGATATGACTGTAGTCATAACTCTACGGGTATGGTAAATTTTTAGAGCAGGAATTAAAGTTTATTAGAAAAGAATCTGACGGCTTTTTTAGCTAATAAATAATCCCCACCTAACAGTGGGGAATATCTATTTCCCAAAGAACAGATCTGCTTCTGCCTTTCTTCTTCGGATAAGCCCATTTAATATTTTTCCGCCAGCAGCAATATATTTCGTAGTAAACCAATTTCTGATTTCTAAATCTGCTGCTCTTTTGTTGATGAGAGAAAACAAAGTCTCAGATCCTCCGGTATTGTAAGCATGAGAAACCAGCGCATCAAACTGATTCTGATTGAGTTCTATTTTCACTTTCGAGTTCACTATTTTCTCATAAGATGGCAGGACTTCAGCGAATAACTCTGCTCCTTTTTCTTTTGTGATTGGCGGATCTTTCATCGTTACTTTCTTTCCTCCGGGATAGTAAGTGTTACCATACCCTATTGTCGGAATTCCTGCAGAATCCAGATAAGGCTTAGCACTGAAGCCTTCAAATGATACGATCAGATTGATTCCTTTTTGTGATGTTTTCATGTATTTAGTTTTATGTATTATTCAGCAAAATTAAAATTGTAAATCCCAAAATCGTGAGGAAAAACCCCTATTTTAATGCTAGTGTCTAATCTTTTTTGTTTGCTGTTTATCTTCGGCTTTTTCCAATTTATTTTCAACTTTTTTAGCGGACGTTTGTTGAGAATTTGCCCAATCTCTGAATGTATTGAGGTTGTATTTATAAAAACAAAAAAACCTCCCGAATCACCGGAAGGTTATACTGTAATTTGTCAGAAATATGAAATTTCAATGGGCCAAATATAGCAAGTGTTTAATGTCACAAAATATGATCCGGATCATACTGCTATGGAAAATATTTCATGTATGCAACGAAGAATAAAACCATTAGGTTTGAAATTATCGCTTGAAAAATATCTGTTACTTTTCATTCATCATTCAATTTTTATCAAATTAAATTGTACTTTTGTTTTCTATTATGCAAAAATTTCTCAGAGTCTTTTTTGTTTTCTCTTTACTTCTGATATTTGTTTCTAATGTCAGCGGCGTAACAACGTGTTTTGATCATGCTAATCATGCCAAAAGTAAAGTGATCTATAAAAAAGGTTCCAAAGAAGAGAAAATTCCTACCTTTTCACAGGATGATGAATGTCAGTGTGCACTTCATATGCATATGAACAATGTTCTCCTTCCTGAACCTTTGGATATGGATTTTGTTATCAATACTACGAATGACAACGAAATGCCTCAGCCCAAAGCTATTTCATACCGTTGTCTTCTCGACTTCTTCAGCTCCCGGGCTCCCCCATCTTCATTTTTCGCAGCAGCTTAATTTATACTGCTGTCATTTTTCATATACAGATTTTTTAGTCTGTACTGTTATTCCGTGGATACCTGTGTTTTCACACACTTAAAGATATCCTTTTATTAATGGGCATATTCAAGGTCCGTACATCCCTATTCATGACTACCTGTAATTTTAATTATCCGGGAATAATTTTTTGTATTTCCCCAAATTCTGTGAAACTTTTAAGTTTAAGTTTCATTACCGTATCCTCATTTCTGTATGCGCAGTCCCGCCCTGAAGATTCTTTATCTACAATGGTACAAACGGTTGAAATTATCGGAAGAAAGTCTAAAGATTATACTTCCGACTACTCTTTTGCCGCCACCAAGATTGCTATGAAAAACAAAGATCTGCCTTTAACTCTTAATACGGTTACCAAGGAATTGATTACCGACCGCCAGGCTTTTCAGCTTGGAGATGTTATGAAAAATGTGAACGGAGTCTCTCCTTCCAGTTATTACAACCAATACAACATTCGGGGAATCAGTCAAAATGAAGAAGGGCAGATTATCAATGGAATGCGGACCAGACAGTATTATTTTTTACAGCCTATGACTTCCAATATAGAGCGTGTGGAAGTTTTCAAAGGTCCTGCAAGCATTACCATGTCCAGTGTAGATCCCGGAGGAACAATTAATATGGTTACCAAAAAACCATTGTCAGTTTCCCGTCACGAGATCAGTTTATCAGGAGGCAGTTTTGATACGTACCGTGTCACCACAGATCTTACAGGCCCTTTAAATAAGAGTAAAACCTTGCTGTATCGTTTTAATGGCGCTTACCAAAATGCTCAGTCGTTCAGGGATCATGTTAAAAACAGTGGCGTTTTAATTTCTCCTTCCATCACATTTGTTCCGAATGAAAAAACATCTGTGAATATAGAAATGATTTTTAATGATCTTTATGGAAACCTGGACAGAGGGCAGCCTATTTTCGGTGCCGTTGCAGGAAAAACAGATCTGAACAGTACTCCAAGAACATTAAACCTGGGAGCACCTGATGACTTTTTTAAAACCAGGGAACTGATTATAATGGGAAGTGCTGCCCATCATTTTAACGAAGCTATAAGTTTTAATGCATCTTATATGAAGCAATA of the Chryseobacterium viscerum genome contains:
- a CDS encoding TonB-dependent receptor plug domain-containing protein, encoding MIKKIGSAFFLGSLLWVNAQDKTTDIESIEFQGKFISTPYKSANQNISVISREDIVNSPAKSIDEILQQVPGMDIRRRGANGVQSDIGFRGSSFEQVLLLLNGIRMNDSQTGHNNMNIPVDLDDVEKIEIIKGPAARRFGQNAYAGVINIITKAVPGKKVKISADGGDFGTYGLGFNAQIGNEKFTNSLQANSASSEGYMFNTDYEIRNVFYQGKLNIKNGDVRVQAGFSEKKFGANGFYASSAATKQYEETQASIVSVAHQQTFGKLKLNSNVYWRRGQDMYLYDRWNPGFYRNMHIGNNVGGEVNSSYQWGLGTTGIGVELRKEFLVSSNLGDRNRFVSQVFFEHHFSLLDKKLNISPGISWANYSKEGNFFYPGLDVGYNFNPNSKIYGNIAKVHRIPTFTELYYVSGTEQGNPNLQPENALSSEVGYQYQNNRILAKISGFLRNSSNSIDWVKNDLKDKVWFAENVGDIKTKGIEAEWSHRPVDWLKYTIGYTYIDSKYEEKNGLVSRYILDNLKHQLVSKLEVKFLKNFTNELVYRYNERVNLGTYNLVDEKLSFAKKDYSVYVLINNITNTNYTEAFGVAMPQRWFHIGFSYTINIK
- the uvrA gene encoding excinuclease ABC subunit UvrA, coding for MANTTEIDIKKQIFVKNAHLNNLKHIDVLIPKNKLIVITGVSGSGKSSLAFDTIYAEGQRRYVESLSSYARQFLGKLEKPKVDDIKGLAPSIAIQQKVISSNPRSTVGTSTEIYDYMKLLFARIGKTFSPVSGEEVKKDSVSDVVDFIKASKKDTSFLLTAPLEYDADNFKETLNILKLAGFTRLEINGNLAGIEDLESFGFAPEKGMVINLVIDRFSYEEDESFLQRLADSIQMAFYEGRGYCSLKNTDTEKVKEFSNKFELDGMEFLEPNVHFFSFNNPYGACPACEGYGKVIGIDEDLVIPNKTLSIYEDAVVSWRGETMSEWKKDFIKKAGDFPIHKPYHQLTKEQKNFLWKGDGKNSFPSINNFFKMLEENLYKIQYRVMLSRYRGKTLCPTCEGLRLREETSWVKVDGHNIQSMIELPLDELAPVINGLKLSDHDKEVAKRLIYEITTRLEFLLKVGLGYLTLNRTSNTLSGGESQRINLATSLGSSLVGSIYILDEPSIGLHSKDTENLIEVLKNLRDLGNTVIVVEHDEDVMRAADYIIDIGPEAGYLGGELVFAGDYKDLKKANTLTSEYLTGRLEIEVPKKRRKGKEWIHIKGARQNNLKNIDVDVPLESLVVISGVSGSGKSTLMKEILTNDIQIQLGMGGKKGDYDSVEFPKKLIKNIELIDQNPIGKSSRSNPVTYLKAYDDIRDLFAKQKVAKMMGYKPKHFSFNVDGGRCDECKGEGVINVSMQFMADIELECEVCKGTRFKNEILEVKFDEKNISDILHMTVNEALEFFKDNNEEKIVTKLKPLQEVGLGYLQLGQSSSTLSGGEAQRVKLASFLVKGVTTDKTLFIFDEPSTGLHFHDIQKLLKSLQALIDLGHSVIVIEHQPDIIKCADYIIDIGPEAGKHGGEVVFAGTPEDLIKNKKSYTAKYIKEKLEQ
- a CDS encoding methyltransferase domain-containing protein, with product MPWNPELYDQYKDVRYKPFYDLAALIKPESNIKAIDLGCGTGEQTSILTEKLTGSTFLGIDSSAEMLEKSRKFENENLHFKLQTIEETAQSHQKWDLVFSNAALQWADDHKTLFPKIIGLLSSGGQLAIQMPVQKENILNQILTEMADEEPYASQLNHFNRDSPVLSMDDYAQILFDNGIQDIEIFQKVYPIIADDYEALYEFISGTALLPYLERLEGDQKESFITEFKSRIAQRFTKYPAIYAFKRILMYGRKK
- a CDS encoding NAD(P)-dependent oxidoreductase → MKTYKIAIIGGTGKSGQYLVQNLLKKGYSLKLLVRHPENFTTQNSLIEVVKGDVRDETAVGLLIEGANIVMSTLGQPKGEKSIFSDAAKNIIRAMNYHGISRYIVTTGLSVNTPFDQKNEKVKMATDWMYQNYPETTADKQKEYELLLGSNLDWTLVRLPLIHLTEESFEAETSLTDCKGEGISAADLAEFLASQIENSEYIRKSPFLYNLKE